From one Bradyrhizobium sp. Ash2021 genomic stretch:
- a CDS encoding alpha/beta fold hydrolase yields the protein MAIKLIRGTLNLLKWTLCGVGVLALVVLALLATPLQPVPELQSISRARATVDLSSLPAIERFQGRDGSWLGFRHYAAGGTPTGRVAIVIHGSSGSSGGTIHALSQALAAHGVESFAVDMRGHGASGTRGDIGYVGQLEDDLADFVAVLRKTVPSAPLTLIGHSAGGAFTLRVAGSPIQNLFERFVLLAPYLGYDAPSTRPSSGGWASADIPRILGLLALRKLGITCCEALPVLALAVPPNSGKTLVSTYTDRLMRNFAVRGNFRHDLAAATKPLTIISGADDELMFTDKYAEAVRGAKVAVDVRVLDGINHMGIVAAPKAVSLIAEDVATRTMAGS from the coding sequence ATGGCCATCAAGCTAATACGAGGCACACTGAACCTGTTGAAATGGACCTTGTGCGGCGTCGGCGTGCTGGCGCTGGTGGTGCTGGCCTTGCTGGCAACGCCACTGCAGCCGGTGCCGGAACTGCAATCGATCTCGCGGGCGCGAGCCACCGTCGATCTTTCCAGCCTGCCAGCGATTGAACGGTTCCAGGGCCGCGACGGCAGCTGGCTCGGCTTCCGGCATTACGCGGCGGGTGGCACGCCGACCGGCCGCGTGGCGATTGTGATTCATGGCTCCTCCGGCTCCAGCGGCGGCACTATCCATGCGCTGTCGCAGGCGCTGGCTGCGCATGGCGTGGAATCCTTTGCGGTCGATATGCGCGGCCACGGCGCGTCAGGCACGCGCGGCGATATCGGCTATGTCGGCCAGCTTGAGGACGATCTCGCCGACTTCGTCGCGGTGTTGCGCAAGACCGTGCCGTCAGCGCCGCTGACCTTGATCGGCCATTCGGCCGGCGGCGCCTTTACACTGCGCGTGGCGGGCTCGCCGATTCAGAACCTGTTCGAGCGCTTCGTGCTGCTCGCGCCCTATCTCGGCTACGATGCTCCCTCCACCCGGCCGAGTTCCGGCGGCTGGGCCAGCGCCGATATCCCGCGCATCCTCGGCCTGCTGGCGCTGCGCAAGCTCGGGATCACCTGCTGTGAGGCGCTGCCGGTGCTGGCGCTTGCGGTGCCGCCGAACTCCGGGAAGACGCTGGTGTCGACCTATACCGACCGGTTGATGCGCAACTTTGCGGTGCGGGGCAATTTCCGCCACGATCTCGCCGCCGCGACAAAACCGCTCACCATCATCTCCGGCGCCGACGACGAATTGATGTTTACGGACAAATACGCCGAAGCCGTGCGCGGCGCGAAGGTCGCGGTCGACGTCAGGGTGCTCGACGGCATCAACCACATGGGTATCGTCGCCGCGCCGAAGGCGGTATCCCTCATCGCCGAAGATGTCGCCACACGCACCATGGCGGGGTCATAG
- a CDS encoding transcriptional regulator, whose translation MAELDDIIHQPLRLRIMAALNVLPATTGLEFSKLKKLTGATDGNLGAHIETLAKAGYVSVEKAFVGKKPQTTVTATAAGRGAFARHVATLQEIIAASGGKA comes from the coding sequence ATGGCCGAGCTCGACGATATTATCCATCAACCGCTGCGGCTGCGGATCATGGCGGCGCTCAACGTGCTGCCGGCGACCACGGGGCTTGAGTTCTCAAAACTGAAAAAGCTGACCGGCGCCACCGACGGTAATCTCGGCGCCCATATCGAGACGCTGGCCAAGGCCGGCTATGTCTCGGTCGAGAAGGCCTTTGTCGGCAAGAAGCCGCAGACCACGGTGACAGCCACCGCCGCCGGCCGCGGCGCCTTCGCCCGCCACGTCGCGACGCTGCAGGAGATCATCGCGGCTTCGGGCGGGAAGGCCTGA